The Miscanthus floridulus cultivar M001 chromosome 6, ASM1932011v1, whole genome shotgun sequence genomic interval gtcatgtcccacaaaagcatcatcaggtacgagaactatgaGAGACCACACCCAacagtctagtcttcatccctagctgggagaaggcaatacttgtagcaaccaaagtagaactggtcatctgcaacaggtgtgggataaaccctgagtacgagaaggtactccgCTAGACTTACCCGTATTGCcttcaacaatatatatatgtaacaataatactttaactgcatttcagaaattaggaggcttaatatgctctggggcttgcctttcacaaagttgcacggacggtgatccgggcactcaacggcgacctcgtctggcacttctcctgaaggctgcacctcctgaacttcTGGTGTCGGCTGCTGTTGCTCGCTCgtttcctcgaattccagcagtgttactccctctggtacacctattgcacgccgatgcataagataaataccatggatgcataaggaatgacatgatgctcatgatgaatgaatcacagtaagtgtttatgaaagcatcactggacactcgtttaccgagtaagaatagttctattcaaatcactttaaaacaggtaTCTGACTTAACTTGaaaaacaagatcaacttacctaacttgcacaacctaagataaagatgctcatcttcagttaaaggcctaacacctaggaacattaccacaagtttAGGAAATATttaaggcatacttaaatcaaagtgaaggttttacatgcaacgagtggttccttaattcaatcataaccagagttctataaatccaaatgacttgcatgaggacattttggaaagattatgaaattctctacaaatcatttgtaacatcaaagcatgattcttacgttaaccaaatcgaattctagtaaacctagaatctgtccagaaataacagggttactaaattaattatttaatgatgatgcaaaagtataattggaccaaaccaagtttaccaacatgttttgcatactagagaaacattagaaagtatagtgccaacttctaaataaattatttaatatccttttcaaatttatttagttaattaggtgattaaagcaatatatagtaaaactgttcagaaaaatctacaaaaattatagtagctatctcatgcttcacatagactatcataaaaatttcaaagccatttaaCAAGCAGAACTtactgtatccaaaataacaggtggcatgtctatttttagcataattaggaaacccaattgaaaagtgtcaagcaacagatttctcatttttcctagcatcattctagcataagaacagcactcaccaaattttacccttactggatctatagaaaaattatgaaaatttacacaagatccatccatgcaaataagagaattttctatctcctacatacagtgtccaaaatatatgaaaatttaactacaagctattcatgacatgagaagtacaccataaaaatttcatgccatttggagctacatagaaaaagatataattatccctaattcctccatgattaaaagagataaatagaaactcccattttcattacagaacatggcataaatcatatttttaatataaactagacattatcatgaactcagcaaaattggaaccacatcatttgaagctaccaactaggagatgcatatttttgaatctatacacaaatctatgaaaagaataaaccaaaaataaatttgaaaccctactctactgctgggccggcccggtcAGACTCGGCGGCCCACGCAACACGCGCTGGCATGGCCTAATGCGACGCGGCCCACGCTGGCTCCCGCCTCCGGCCCGACGACTGACGAGTGGACCCTACgcgacagagagacagacaggggaacggaggaagacgacggcgcaacacgtcgccggtggctcctccggcgaggtcagcAGTGCTATGGCGGTCACCTCACCCGTGCACATCTAGTGGTGCCCTCAATTGAAGCTAGTGCTGTAGCTACAGGGGGTGACGACgatcatggcggcgcacggccacggcagggccggctccggcgagacgacTGCGTCTCGGCCCTAACGGGTGACTCTACGAGCTTTGGTAGCGTTCACCGGACCTAGCGCAAGGGGTAGAAGAGATGGCAAGGCTGCAGTGGCAGTTGGCCACGTGGAGCACCagctccggcgaggtcagccatggcggcggtggaagaaacgatgaattcgcccttaccaaggctcaagtggaccgactgaacggtggaggtggtagaggggatcacggcgaggctaggAGCAAGATGGCCGGCGTGTTTTTGCAGTGACGAGCGtgcacgacgacggcgacgctcGGTCAGAAATGGAGGGCGGCTgcggctcggcgctgcgcgcggtgaaggcgagagaggggcaaatggagcaggcgagtgcgtcgggcaggcgctggccttcttctggagTGCGGACACGCGACGTGGAGACTTCGGCTGAGCATGCATGCCACGCGGCGAGCAGCTCCTACGCCGTtcggccacggcgagctctgaccgttttctgaaaattGCGATTCAGTGTTCACGATGATgactgacagcgcgacttcaacgtCTGAGTacggctaaaccgttgatccattgcaaaaatagtgtacatgaaaattgtaggtctaccatccatctacaatttcttttcaaggaccatcatctaattcgccatggatctgAAGTTACATCGAGCCAAATTGggcttgatccaactgaaaatgcagttatgacttagaatatttttcagtgttgaatccaccatcaagaatgacttgtgggccatgtttgaggctgttccacacattttcatgagttgatcataaaacaacttttgttccttgataaattagctacaattttggtaaagagtgcacagccatgaagagtctctaagttggtcttttgaatcagtcaaacagtggcactctaagggtcaattcaagttaaacctccacttgagggcatttttgtcattttgatctacatgaacaatgttccaacaattaccctaagtgtagttaaggtgtattagaccataatcaaccactttacacaattgttataccaacttctaatgatcacatgtgataaagcaaacAAAAACAAccaattcactcaaatgttgcaatttcatgtttcacatgtttcatgaccttgttgttattttatacttgtcatattactaccatgttgccatctttcaaggtataagaaactcatgttgcattcacatgtggcactactaccattcataagcaatcaagtatgaaataaacagaatttgcgaatgttgcatatgtatgtttccgtgacaatggcatggtgacatggatgatgcatatgtttatgaaatgaaatgcacttttgtcgaagccaaacacctagggtgttacagcagtGGTGGAGTAGGTGGCggtgggggcgacgcaactgcccccgcagaggaccaagGGGGTGCCGGGGTCCGTCGAGGATCGGCCGACGCCAGCGGATACAGAGGACGTGCCtctaccgccaccaccgccttcgTAGAGGAGGGTCATCATGCCGAAGCAGCTATAGCCCCGCTTGAGGTAAGCATATGTTCGGTAGAGTTGCAGTATTTTCTATTCGTTCTTCGGTCTCATGCTGACCCCGTAAGTATTTTGTCTTCAGCCGGAAGCGTCCTGCGGAGGTGCCCACCTTGGCaccacttaaggcgctcaaggtgagccccagctCTACCACCCACTGGGTGGCAGAGGTGCAAGCCACCCTACAACGTGGCGCAGCATCGGTGAGGGCTGgcccgaaggagccggtcgcccaaggaggggctgccgaggcgaccccgacacagacgggggagggagcgcctccgccccATGAGGCCAAGGCTCATGAGTCAGGTGGGGCCGAGGTGCCCTCAGTCACTGAGGTCACCGAGGTTGAGGCCCCTCGGGCCTTTGACGCCGAGACGATGGAGGCCGAGGCGCCTAGGACCGCCGAGGCCGCAGCGGCGGGGGCCAGagcccctaggaccaccgaggtcgtgctggcagaggccggagcccctgggaccaccgaggctAACGTGATCACTGTGAAGCCAtaggcccaggaagtggagatgaaggcggtggaggcctcAGTGGCACCCCTGGTCCAAGGCCTACCGCTACtgtgggagagcgcccgggaggtagaggtctatccgatctcctccgatgatacttcctgggCGTAGGAGGTGGCCGACGCCGAGGTGGCCTGcaccgtggaacagccggcttcGACCCAAGgcaagggaagctcggcccttgtaCGGGTACGACCCAAGCCCCgcaggtgggatcacccacgtgtcctGTGGTAGGGCtgggacgaccctaagggggagcccctATTCGCCCTCGAGGATGCAGCCGAGGGAGGGCGCTGGGCCACCTtcaagcaataccgccagctggcagaacagtcgctacggacggcgctgtccgtggtggccgacaatCTGCCCGAGGTCACCCAGGTTCGTGCCTTCCTTTATAGTGTGGTGtcatctttttctgagttttcttacaGTGCATGACCGCTATTCCGCTTATCTAGgagcttgagacccggtctctcgggaagtcggtctttcttcggcaggagagggacgtctgggaccagctctagCAGTAGAAGGGCCTGCTTACCAGCGCCAAGGAGCTTCTGTCGGcacgaagcgcggaggtggaggacctctgccttcatTGTGCCGATGTGAAGGCTGAGGCGGCCACGgctcaggagcaggtcgcccctttggtggcgcgggtcaaggagttggaggaggagctggccCGGGTGGCTAGCGATCAGGacgccttcaggtctcgggctgGAGAAGCCATGGCCTCTGTCAAGGCCCTTGCTGGATAGCTGGGGACGGAGCaaggtgcgcaccagctgacaaaaggtgccttggatgaggcccttaaggCAGCTGAGGCTtcccggaccgaggctgtggtctagaggggaaaagccgagggtgagtcttattccccttgttttatgtGTTCTTCTTGTGTTTGGCCCCTAACTCCTTGGTGTGATATAGAGCTGGAGGGAGAGGCTtccagggcagccgaggcctcccgggttgaggtccagcgcctgaaggagaaggccgaggcatctcgggtcgaggcccagtgctggagagagaaagccgaggcctctcgggtcgaggcccgacgctgggagcagaaggccaagggtgagtcctatAGGCTTCCATCCCTATTTGGCTTATTTTCCTTTGTGCTCAACCCCATTCTATTTCCTTTGGCACAGAGTTGGAGacggaggtcacccgggcagccgaggcctctatcgccgtgcaggcggtgcttgagaCCAAGATCGGGAAGCATGACGTGCTGAAGAGTGCCACCCATACCACCTGTGAGGCCCTGGAGGTCAAGGGGGTCTAGTCAGGAAGCTCCCTCAGGAGCCACCTAATTGCGTTGAGTGGCCAAGTGCGCGAgtgactccgaggggcgctgcatatGGGTgttaagcgcgccctggccgtcatcgcctcgcactacatcggcatcgacctcaaggccattagcgatggctacgtcctgcctgatgatgacagagaggccgacgaggaggtattgaagctgatggaggcggcggtggACCCCAACAcggcgttggccaagctgttcgaagaggaggtggtccctcctacGCCGTCCGCCGATGCTGGAGACCTTGAAgcttgacctaggcccaagaggcCGTGTAATTAGATTAGGGATTATGTTACCCTATCATAACGCtgatggccatcgaggcctttttaaagtaatcGTGCGTCTACGCTTTTTTAATCGTTTTtcattgtatttccgagcctctgccctctgtctcgtttcTGAACAAgtttcttgcaaaaaacttcctcaaagcgcaagctgcccctcgggcaaaaggcggtgagggagtgccgtagctcgaaggcgtaggccatctcgtgACTCAGCCGGCCTTCTGGCCTTGAGACagtcttttggtccttaggttttttcacAATCGACTTGTCAGAGTACGCTAGAGAGGTTGGCAtgggaattttttcgaaaaacgactaaaaatggtgcatgggacttagtggggcctcgagcgagctAGCCTCGAGCTAGCCTTGAGCGAGGTAGCCTCGAGCGAGGCCGAGAATCGGCGTCTCATCCAAGGCtatacgcgcggggcctcgggcaagaCAGAGAATTGGTTCCTCGGCCGAGGCCCTTCGAGcaaggcctcgagcgagtcggaaaACTGGTAGGCCGTctgaggcctctcgtgcgaggaCTTTGGCaaggcggagagtcggtggcTTTGGACACGGCTGGGGTTCGGCCAATAGTTGTCCCTCGACTTTGACTTTGATAGGGTCTAAGCGATCTTTTCGATTATTGCTTAGGGAaccccttctcgtggtacccgacacggaggcagcggcctcaacatcctctacgccaacaccctggagctcctagagctcgaccagtcgcagctccagGGTGATGCCGCACCTTTCCACGCATCATGTCGTGGAAACGcatgcgacccctcgggcgcatcgacttgcctgtttgctttggtactccctccaactaccgcaaggaggtcctcaccttcgaagtggttgggttcaaagggacctaccatgccatcctggggcggccgtgctatgccaagttcatggcgatccccaactacacctacctcaagctcaagatgccgggtcccaatggcgtcatcacggtcgagtccacgtatgagcatgcatacgactgcgatgtcaaatgcatcgagtacgccgagtcTCTCATGAAAGTCGAGACCCTCATCGTTAACCTCGACCGGCTTGGTgatgaggcgcctgactccaagcatcataccaggactttcgagcccacgaAAGCCGTCAAGCTCATCTCGGTCGACCCCACTGGCTCCAACGaccaggcgctgaggatcagcgccaccctcgacagcaaataggaagtcgtgctcatcgactttctccgcgtgaatgccgatatgttcgtgtggagtccctcggacatgctgggcataccgagggaggtcaccgagcatgccttggataTCCAAgccggctccagaccggtgaagcagcgcctgcactgattcgatgaggaaaagcgcaaagccatcggtgaggaggtgtagaagcttttggcggccagattcatcaaggaagtgtcccatccggagtggttagctaatcctgtattagttaaaaagaaaaatgggaagtggagaatgtgtgtggactacactggtctaaataaaagcatgtccaaaagtccctttcccattaccttgaatcgaccaaatcgttgactccactgcaggatgcgaaaccctgtccttccttgatgcgtattccggttatcatcaaatcaagatgaaagagtccgaccagctcgcgacttctttcatcacaccatttggcatgtactgctatgtgactatgccattcagcCTTAGAAATgcagggccacataccagcggtgcaagACCCAaatctttggcgaacacatcgggcggaccgtcgaggcctacgtggacgacatcgtggtcaagtccaggaaggccagtaatctcgtcgatgacctagaaatagccttcagatgccttagagagaagggcatcaagctcaaccccgagaagtgtgtcttcagggtgccccaaggcatgctcttggggttcaaaGTCTCGGAAcgcagcatcgaggccaacccagagaaggtctcggccgtgaccaacatgggaccaatccgagacctcaagggagtatagagggtcatgggatgccttgcggccctgagccacttcatctcgcgccttggcaaaaaaggcttgcctctgtactgcctcttgaggaaatctgaacacttttcttggacccccgaggccgaagaagccctcgtcaagctcaaggcactgctcaccaatcctcccatcctgataCCGCTAGCCAAAGGTgaagccctcttactctacgtcaccacaacgacctaagtggtcagcgcggccatggtagtcgagaggcaggaagaggggcatgccctacccgtccaatgacctatttacttcatcagcgaagtgctctccgagactaagacacgctacccccacatctagaaactgatctacgccgtagtcttggctcgacgcaagctgcgtcactacttcgagtcccacccggtgaccgtggtgtcatctttccccttgggagagataatccataaccaggaggcctcgggtaggatagccaagtggaccGTCGAACTCTTGGGGGAAACcctgtctttcgcgcctcggaaagcaatcaaatctcaggtcttagctgatttcgtggctgagtggaccgacacacaactgccacctgctcaagtccaggcggaatactggaccatgtacttcgacgggtccctaaTGAAGATCGGGGCGGGCGCGGGtctactcttcatctcaccccttagagtgcacatgcgctacatgattcggctccactttgccgcctccaacaacgcagccgagtacgaagccctcatcaacggcttgcagatcgccatcgaacttggagtacggcgtctcgacgtatggggcgattcgcagctcgttgtcgatcaagttatgaaggagtcaaactgtcatgaccccaaaatggaggcgtactgcaaacTGGTACGTCGTcttgaggacaagttcgacggacTCGAGCTCAACCATGTCGCGCATAAATTCAATAAGGccgcggatgaactggcaaagatggtgtCGGCACGGGCCTCGGTccctccgaacgtcttcgccagagacctccacaagccttctatcgactacgcctcggtagcagaagagggcccaccggtcgagcccaccacagggctcgaggccccctctatcgCTGAGACTCCTTtggccaagcccgaggtcatggaagtcaacacggagcctctcgaggccaaccagggcacagACTGgcaagtcccgttccttgattgccttgtccgaggagagcttcccgtagataggaccgaagcccgatggcttgctcgCTGAGCCAAGACTTATGTCCTAAGCAACggtgagttgtacaggcgaagcccatttggcatcctccaatgatgcatcaccaccgaggcaggtcgggccctactttgggacttgcacgcgggagcctacgggcaccatgtagcgcctcggacgctcgttggAAACGCttttcgccaagggttctactggccaacagctGTTGCTAACGCCACTAAGCTCATACACTCCTACGAgagatgccagtactatgcacaACAGACGCATCTcctagcccaagccctccaaaccatccccatcacatggttgtttaccgtgtgggggctcgacaaggttgggcctctgcagaaggcccccaggggcttcacccatctgctggtagcaatcgataagttctccaagtggatcgaggctcgtccaatcaatcgaatcaagtccgagcaagcggtgctgttcttcactgatatcatccacaagtttggggttccaaacaccatcatcaccgataatgggacacaattcaccagcCATAGGTTCCTGATGTTCTACAACGACCatcacatccatgtggcctggtcagccgtaggacatcctaggacaaacagccaagtagagcatgccaatggcatgatcctacaaggccttaagccaagaatatacaaccggttgaagaaatttggcaagaaatggcttgccgaacttccatcggtcatctagagcttgaggaacaccccgagccaagccacgggattcacaccgttcttcctggtctatggagccaaggtcgtcctccccactaacttggaatacggttccccaaggctacaggcctacaacgagcaaagtaaccgcaccacctgcgaagacgccctcgaccaactagaggaagcccgagacgttgcgctgctacattcggcaagtaccagcaagccctacaacGCTATCAAGCCCGACGCATTTGAAGCTGAGACCTAAAagtgggtgacctggtgctgaggctaaggtagagcaacaagggccaccataagctgaccccaccataggaaggaccgtacatcatcgcccaagtgatgaagcccgagacctacaagctagccaatgagaagggagaaatcctcaccaacgcttggaacatagaacagctacgtcgcttttatccttaaatttctaagcattgtatacattgtttcttgaaatacaattaagaaacattctttaattgttctaatCTTTCAAGAAACCCCCCGGGCCCATCAAGGGCCTTAGCGATACGATAACTCCATTAGGGAGACTTGGCTCCGCCTCTACCGAGGTGCCCACTATGAGGCTCGAAAAgacacggctctgcctctgcagaaccaagcctccctcgggggctagaaggggggactcctccctaagtcccacgcaccatttttagtcgtttttcgaaaaaaattctacgccaaactctctagcgtgctctgacaaatcaattgtaaaaaacctaaggaccgaaagactgtctcaaggccaaaaggccaatcaagtcacgagacggcctacgccttcgggctacggcactccctcaccaccttttgcccgaggggcaacttaggctccgaggaagttttttgcaagaaatatgttcagagacgagacagagggcagaggctcagaaatacaataaaaaacgattaagaagcatagacgcacgagtactttaaaaggcctcgacggccaccagCGTTATGATATGGTTACGTAAtccctaatttatttacatggcctcttggtcccaggtcaaggctcagggtctccagcattGGCAGACGGcatgggagggaccacctcctctttgaacagcttggccagcgctgTGCTGGGGCCCTCAaccacctccatcagcttcgcgaccacctcatcggcctcctcatcatccttggccaggacgtagccatcgttgacggcctcgaggtcgacgccAATGTAGTGTGAGGCGATGAtagccagggcgcgcttgatgcCCGTGTGCAGagcccctcggagtcgctcatgcacttggccgctcaacgcgatcaagcggctcctaagggagctgcccaattggaccccctcaacctccagggcATCGTAGGCGGTACGGGTGGCGCTCCGCAGCGTGTTGTGCCCCTCGATCTTGGCCTCGAGCACCACCTACACCGCGATGGAAGCCTCAGCTGCCCgggaagcctccttctccaaccctatgctgagacaagcaggatggggttagGCACGAAAGAAgataagccaaacaggggcaaaggactataggactcaccctcggctttctctttccagcgctgggccttgacccgaggggcctcggctttctccttccagccctGGACcatgacccgagaagcctcggccgccctagaagcctctttctctagctctgcatcacaccagggagttaggggtcgaacacaagaaaaacaaacaaaacaaggggaacaggactcaccctcgacctttcccttctagaccacagcctcggtctgagaggcctcggccaccttgagggcctctgccagggcATCTTTCGTCAGCCTGTGTGCACCCTGCTTTGACCCCAGCTACCCAGtgagggccttggcagaggccgtcgcttcttcagcccgggacctgaaggtgtcccgatcGCCGGCCAcgtgggtcagctcctcctctagctccttgacccacgccgccaaaggggcgacctgctcctaagccatggccgcctcggccttcatatcggcacagtgaaggtggaggtcctccacctccgcgctctgtGCCGACAGAAGCTTGTTAGCATCGGCGAGCAAGCCCTTCTGCCGttggagctggtcctagatgtccctctcccattggaggaacaatgacttcctgagggaccgggtCTTGAGCTCCGAGATAGGCAGATCAGGGGTCATGCACTACgaaaaaacttagaaaaagatGACTCCGCACGAGAAAAGAAGACGCATACCTAAGCAACGCCAGGCAGATCGTTAGCCACGATGGATAGTGCTATccacagcgaccgctccgccagctggtggtattgctcgaaggtgtcccaacacCCCCTCAACCGCGTCCtcaagggcaaacagaggcttccccttagggtcatcccggctctgccATAAGACACATGGGTGATCCCATccgcggggctcgggttgtacccgcacgagggtcgagcttccctcgccagaggtcGGAGCAGGCTGCTCCACGGCGCTGCCTGCCTCGGCATCCGCCACCCCCTTCTCCCGAGAAGTTTTGTCAGAgaagatcgaatggacctccacttcctgggcgcTCTCCTGCGACGGCGGCGGGCCTTGGACTAGGGGCAGTATTGAAGCTTGCCCTGCCtccatctccacttcctgggccgctGGCTTCGCCGTGCTCACGCCGGCCTCCGTCGCCCCGGCCTCAGTTGTCCCGAGG includes:
- the LOC136461373 gene encoding uncharacterized protein translates to MALARANPKEPGAQGEVVEAAIEQAKEEEPTPHEAEARELARVEAPSVTKATKAEAAEAGVPRTTKAMVAEAETLGTTEAGATEAGVSTAKPAAQEVEMEAGQASILPLVQGPPPSQESAQEVEVHSIFSDKTSREKGVADAEAGSAVEQPAPTSGEGSSTLVRVVLEAKIEGHNTLRSATRTAYDALEVEGVQLGSSLRSRLIALSGQVHERLRGALHTGIKRALAIIASHYIGVDLEAVNDGYVLAKDDEEADEVVAKLMEVVEGPSTALAKLFKEEVVPPMPSANAGDPEP